The Anaerotignum propionicum DSM 1682 sequence CATGATAAAATCTCTGGTGGAGAATTCTATGCAGAGATTAAGAAAAAGGGTATTTTGGTGCGGCATTTTGAGAAAGAAAAAATTCGGGATTTTGTTAGAGTTACCATTGGGACGGATGGGCAGATGGATATATTTTTACAGAAAACCGCAGAAATTTTAAACGAGAGATAGGAGGAATTCCATGGGAAACAGCGTAATTTCAAGAAAGACGGCGGAAACGGAGATTAACCTTTCTCTTTCATTATATGGCACAGGTAAAAGTGAAATCTCTACAGGTTGTGGATTTTTGGATCATATGCTTACCCTTTTTGCAAAGCACGGACGGTTTGATTTAACGGTAAAATGCATAGGGGATACTTATGTGGACGATCATCACTCAGTGGAGGATATCGGCATTTGCTTGGGCATGGCTTTTGCAGAAGCATTGGGTAAGGGCGCAGGAATTACTAGATACGGACACATTATTTTGCCTATGGATGAGGCATTGATTTTAGCGGCAGTGGATATATCTGGTCGTGGACATTTGGAATATGGCTTGCAAGTTCCCACAGAGAAGGTGGGCACC is a genomic window containing:
- the hisB gene encoding imidazoleglycerol-phosphate dehydratase HisB: MGNSVISRKTAETEINLSLSLYGTGKSEISTGCGFLDHMLTLFAKHGRFDLTVKCIGDTYVDDHHSVEDIGICLGMAFAEALGKGAGITRYGHIILPMDEALILAAVDISGRGHLEYGLQVPTEKVGTFDTQLVEEFLIAFTRKSNITLHVQQMAGKNSHHIIEGTFKAIARCLGMAVTIQEAYQDEIPSTKGVL